The following proteins are co-located in the Ornithodoros turicata isolate Travis unplaced genomic scaffold, ASM3712646v1 Chromosome16, whole genome shotgun sequence genome:
- the LOC135372680 gene encoding uncharacterized protein LOC135372680, whose translation MSHILVKWLTEEKWDVYPITRLLDQKVAASIARKPASVCGYTGKAFDVQWDPSEEPSPAFLVAAGDHKKMEKLRAELAQHSSTGGQQSESAASATSHAERTTDCCKHKAEVKQLRKNVKELESELCEAENRCDAAKMVKRLEKLIDKLQGRTDVTPNEEDIGNGVLVNKAVLDRLKNSFGCNPCRFARNLASMLFTTEELRGHSLYGSAPNIKKGSAAKPGLDRKRLDAILDYASSKFGVPVGPLKKSLASMMLELKDD comes from the exons ATGAGCCACATCCTAGTGAAATGGCTGACAGAAGAAAAGTGGGACGTGTACCCGATAACACGCCTGCTGGACCAGAAAGTAGCTGCAAGTATCGCCAGAAAGCCGGCGTCCGTTTGTGGCTATACAGGAAAGGCCTTCGATGTGCAGTGGGACCCGTCCGAGGAACCATCTCCAGCCTTCTTGGTTGCAGCAG GCGATCATAAGAAGATggaaaagctgcgtgctgaacTAGCGCAACATTCTTCGACGGGAGGACAACAGAGCGAGAGTGCAGCGTCAGCCACGAGCCATGCCGAGCGG ACCACTGACTGCTGCAAGCATAAGGCAGAGGTCAAGCAGCTGCGGAAGAATGTGAAGGAACTCGAATCGGAACTGTGCGAGGCGGAGAATAGATGTG ATGCCGCAAAGATGGTGAAGCGACTCGAGAAACTTATAGACAAGCTACAAGGACGCACGGATGTGACACCAAATGAA GAGGACATTGGGAATGGAGTTCTCGTGAACAAGGCCGTGCTGGACCGACTTAAGAACAGTTTTGGCTGCAATCCCTGCAGGTTTGCACGCAATCTTGCAAGTATGCTGTTTACAACAGAGGAACTACGTGGCCACTCACTGTACGGGTCAGCACCCAACATTAAGAAGGGATCTGCAGCGAAGCCAGGACTTGACAGGAAGCGCCTGGATGCAATCCTTG ATTACGCATCAAGCAAGTTTGGGGTGCCTGTTGGCCCGCTGAAGAAGAGTCTTGCTTCCATGATGCTAGAACTGAAGGATGACTGA